A genomic stretch from Acetobacter ascendens includes:
- the ilvC gene encoding ketol-acid reductoisomerase codes for MRVYYDRDADVNLIKSKKVAIIGYGSQGHAHANNLKDSGVKEVVIGLRESSSAVEKAKAAGFTVMTPDKAAAWADVVMVLTPDEGQGALYKESLEKNLKQGVALAFAHGLSIHFRLIEARPDLDVFLIAPKGPGHTVRSEYQRGGGVPCLVAIAQDKSGKALDIALSYASAIGGGRAGTIETSFKEEVETDLFGEQAVLCGGLVELIRAGFETLVEGGYAPEMAYFECLHEMKLIVDLIYEGGIANMNYSISNTAEYGEYVSGPRVITPETKKAMKGILTDIQNGTFVRNFVLENQSGNVFFKATRARNDAHQIEAVGEKLRGMMPWIAKSRLVDKTKN; via the coding sequence ATGCGCGTGTATTACGACCGTGACGCCGATGTGAATCTGATTAAATCCAAAAAGGTTGCCATTATTGGTTATGGTAGCCAGGGCCATGCCCACGCTAACAACCTGAAGGACAGCGGCGTGAAAGAGGTCGTGATCGGCCTGCGCGAAAGCTCCTCAGCAGTTGAAAAAGCCAAGGCTGCTGGCTTCACCGTCATGACCCCAGACAAAGCTGCTGCATGGGCAGACGTTGTTATGGTGCTGACGCCGGATGAAGGCCAGGGCGCTCTGTACAAAGAATCTCTGGAAAAGAACCTGAAGCAGGGTGTGGCTCTGGCATTTGCTCATGGTCTGTCCATCCACTTCCGTCTGATTGAAGCACGCCCTGATCTGGACGTGTTCCTGATTGCACCAAAAGGCCCTGGCCATACCGTGCGTTCCGAATATCAGCGTGGCGGCGGCGTGCCCTGCCTGGTTGCTATTGCGCAGGATAAGTCTGGCAAGGCTCTGGACATTGCTCTGTCCTATGCTTCCGCCATTGGTGGTGGCCGCGCTGGCACGATCGAAACGTCCTTCAAGGAAGAAGTTGAAACCGATCTGTTTGGTGAACAGGCAGTTCTGTGCGGTGGTCTGGTTGAACTGATCCGCGCTGGCTTTGAAACGCTAGTTGAAGGTGGTTACGCACCGGAAATGGCATACTTTGAGTGCCTGCACGAAATGAAGCTGATCGTGGATCTGATCTACGAAGGCGGCATTGCCAACATGAACTACTCCATCTCCAACACAGCTGAGTATGGTGAATACGTGTCTGGCCCGCGCGTGATTACGCCGGAAACCAAAAAAGCTATGAAAGGTATCCTGACGGACATCCAGAACGGTACGTTCGTGCGTAACTTTGTGCTGGAAAACCAGTCCGGCAACGTGTTCTTCAAAGCCACACGTGCACGTAACGATGCCCACCAGATTGAAGCCGTTGGTGAAAAACTGCGTGGCATGATGCCGTGGATTGCAAAATCCCGTCTGGTTGACAAAACCAAGAACTAA
- the miaA gene encoding tRNA (adenosine(37)-N6)-dimethylallyltransferase MiaA gives MGRLAETSANLPAALIVAGPTCSGKSALALALAHRLNGEIINADSMQVYKDLHILTARPSAADEQFVPHRLYGVLPAEEKGSVAWWREQALAAMQQAWAQNRLPILCGGTGMYLHALTNGLAIIPDTGDEARQEARQSVAQYGAPALHARLMEVDPETASRLKPLDSQRISRAWEVWRGTGHGLTWWHKQPGLPPAACRFVAVRLNPERAELWARIAARFENMLRNGAVAEVETLLARKLDTSLPAMRAHGVPELSAMLRGEITEQEATQRAVQATGRYTKRQATWFAHHSLAKKGVECTVDASFSDFAQFSERKYEEIVSFVLSGIDAA, from the coding sequence ATGGGCAGACTTGCGGAGACCTCCGCTAACCTGCCCGCAGCACTTATTGTGGCCGGGCCAACCTGTTCTGGCAAATCCGCTCTGGCGCTGGCATTGGCCCACAGATTGAACGGCGAGATTATCAATGCCGATTCCATGCAGGTTTATAAGGACCTCCATATTTTAACGGCTCGCCCCAGTGCGGCGGATGAACAGTTTGTGCCACACCGGCTTTATGGTGTGCTGCCAGCGGAAGAAAAAGGCAGTGTTGCATGGTGGCGAGAGCAGGCTTTGGCCGCCATGCAACAAGCGTGGGCGCAAAACCGTTTGCCTATTTTATGTGGCGGCACAGGCATGTACTTACACGCCCTCACAAATGGCTTGGCCATTATTCCAGATACAGGGGATGAGGCACGGCAGGAAGCTCGCCAGAGTGTGGCGCAGTATGGTGCGCCAGCCTTGCATGCACGCCTGATGGAAGTAGACCCAGAAACAGCCAGCCGCCTAAAGCCCCTAGATTCCCAACGCATTTCACGCGCGTGGGAGGTCTGGCGTGGCACTGGGCATGGGCTGACATGGTGGCATAAACAGCCCGGCTTACCGCCCGCTGCCTGCCGTTTTGTGGCCGTGCGCCTGAATCCTGAACGTGCGGAGCTATGGGCGCGTATTGCGGCAAGGTTTGAGAACATGCTGCGCAATGGTGCCGTGGCGGAGGTGGAGACATTACTAGCCCGAAAGCTGGATACCAGCCTGCCAGCCATGCGTGCGCATGGTGTGCCAGAGCTTTCTGCCATGCTGCGCGGAGAAATAACGGAGCAAGAAGCTACGCAACGGGCAGTGCAGGCCACAGGGCGGTATACAAAGCGGCAAGCAACGTGGTTTGCGCACCACAGTTTGGCAAAAAAGGGCGTGGAATGCACAGTTGATGCATCTTTTTCTGATTTTGCGCAATTTTCGGAAAGGAAATACGAAGAAATTGTATCTTTTGTGCTCTCCGGGATTGACGCTGCCTGA
- a CDS encoding lipoprotein pyruvate-formate lyase — protein MRTSLSRRRFGLCCASMGISALAGLPIVARATSIPELMEREPPMLETLKWAPHVHKAIQDVINANGQYSSSYNPQRRPYVVVDWNNTTIVGNVQETLFLYMLEHFSFLMRADEFRHLIHVHAFAQPLPAPFFNMAGQPVSFPVLVDDLIEDYRALAARYGHMPHPLPRDVLAKDVTLQAFRARMAFCQQAVAALHGPEAAQRWMIRLVAGQTAADVIALSRAANEWCLGASITTQTWECPAERPGKAGPVSAKVMQALRLTPEMANLFQILQEHGIDPVICTSGMEDITALFATSAEYGYNLPREHVFGARLAERKKILLSTEAAHYPFPAEAGKTAIIHKYFVAKRQMPPLMIFAGEDCSAHMLEAFPDTKLNCLINRKQSAPMQKFLQKAAQSISDTTPRQFYLQGRDENTGEWLPEEGSILLGETNPSLPT, from the coding sequence ATGCGTACCAGTCTTTCTCGCCGTCGTTTTGGTCTTTGCTGTGCCAGTATGGGCATTTCTGCTCTGGCAGGGCTACCCATTGTTGCACGTGCAACATCCATTCCCGAACTGATGGAACGCGAACCACCTATGCTGGAAACCCTTAAATGGGCACCGCATGTGCATAAGGCCATTCAAGACGTTATCAACGCCAACGGGCAATATTCTTCCAGCTATAACCCGCAGCGTCGGCCCTACGTGGTGGTGGATTGGAACAACACAACTATTGTAGGCAATGTGCAGGAAACGCTGTTTCTTTACATGCTGGAACACTTCAGCTTTTTAATGCGTGCAGATGAGTTCCGGCACCTCATCCACGTGCATGCATTTGCGCAACCCTTGCCTGCCCCATTTTTCAATATGGCCGGGCAACCTGTTTCCTTTCCGGTGCTGGTAGATGATCTGATAGAGGATTACCGTGCGCTGGCGGCCCGTTACGGGCATATGCCGCACCCGCTCCCACGGGATGTGCTGGCAAAAGATGTCACTCTGCAAGCTTTTCGGGCCAGAATGGCCTTTTGCCAACAAGCTGTTGCCGCACTGCATGGGCCAGAAGCTGCACAACGTTGGATGATACGGCTGGTAGCAGGGCAGACGGCAGCAGATGTTATAGCCCTTAGCCGTGCAGCAAATGAGTGGTGCCTAGGCGCTTCCATAACTACACAAACATGGGAATGCCCAGCCGAGCGCCCCGGCAAGGCTGGCCCTGTATCTGCCAAAGTTATGCAGGCTCTGCGGCTTACGCCGGAAATGGCCAACTTGTTCCAGATTTTACAAGAACACGGGATAGACCCTGTTATCTGCACCTCCGGTATGGAGGATATTACTGCGCTGTTCGCCACATCGGCAGAATATGGATACAATCTGCCGCGAGAGCATGTTTTTGGCGCACGTTTGGCCGAGCGTAAAAAAATCCTGCTTTCTACCGAGGCCGCCCATTATCCCTTCCCGGCAGAGGCTGGCAAAACAGCTATTATTCACAAATATTTTGTCGCAAAACGGCAAATGCCCCCGTTAATGATTTTTGCGGGGGAAGACTGCTCCGCCCATATGCTGGAAGCTTTTCCTGATACCAAGCTGAACTGCCTGATTAACCGCAAACAATCCGCCCCTATGCAAAAATTTCTGCAAAAGGCTGCGCAATCTATATCAGACACCACGCCCCGCCAGTTTTACCTGCAAGGGCGTGATGAAAACACAGGGGAATGGCTGCCAGAAGAAGGCAGTATTCTATTGGGAGAAACCAATCCTTCCCTCCCCACCTGA
- the ilvB gene encoding biosynthetic-type acetolactate synthase large subunit: MPPVPFPGREDDMTLKTASAPSDARNTPALSGAEVLMRALAEQGVEVIFGYPGGAVLPIYDALFKQNQIRHVLVRHEQAAVHAAEAYARSTGKVGVVLVTSGPGATNAVTGLLDAMMDSIPLVCLSGQVPTSLIGNDAFQEADTTGITRPVTKYNYLVRKPEDLAPTVHEAFAIARSGRPGPVLIDLPKNITVGDAPYMDAQEIAPRTERTQAKPDKNAVARAVKAMKNAKRPLFYTGGGIINSGPQASEALRKLVKMTGFPITSTLMGLGAYPGTDSQFLGMLGMHGTYEANLATHDCDVLIALGSRFDDRVTGRVDAFSPTSFKIHADIDPVQINKIIHVDEAIIGDVGETIAMMIEEWEKEPAYTHQADLAEWWSRIDAWRALDCLRFTQDQAPDAVIKPQQAIRRIYELARETGRDTYVSTEVGQHQMWAAQFFQFDHPNRWLTSGGLGTMGYGLPAAVGAQIAHSDALVMDIAGEASTLMNIQELGTIAQYRLPVKIFIINNHYMGMVRQWQELLHGSRYSESYSDALPDFVKLAESFHGTGLRVTQLSQLDDTIRQALTHDGPVIVDICVAEGENCFPMIPSGAAHNEMILGPDQEESGAKITKEGQMLV, from the coding sequence ATGCCGCCTGTCCCATTTCCGGGAAGAGAGGATGACATGACACTCAAAACTGCTTCGGCACCATCAGACGCACGGAACACACCAGCTCTCTCTGGTGCGGAAGTCCTTATGCGCGCGCTGGCTGAGCAGGGTGTGGAAGTTATTTTCGGATACCCGGGCGGGGCGGTCCTGCCTATTTATGATGCCCTGTTTAAGCAAAACCAGATTCGCCACGTATTGGTAAGGCACGAGCAGGCGGCTGTTCATGCTGCAGAGGCTTATGCGCGTTCTACCGGCAAGGTAGGGGTTGTGCTGGTCACCAGCGGTCCGGGTGCCACAAACGCCGTAACTGGCTTGCTGGACGCCATGATGGATTCCATCCCGCTGGTGTGTCTGTCTGGGCAGGTGCCTACAAGCCTGATCGGCAATGATGCTTTTCAGGAAGCAGATACCACCGGCATTACGCGGCCTGTTACCAAATACAATTATCTGGTGCGCAAGCCCGAAGATCTGGCGCCAACAGTGCATGAGGCTTTTGCCATTGCACGCTCTGGTCGTCCCGGCCCGGTGCTGATTGATCTGCCTAAAAACATCACTGTGGGTGATGCGCCGTACATGGATGCTCAGGAAATTGCACCACGTACGGAAAGAACGCAGGCCAAGCCGGATAAGAACGCTGTGGCCCGCGCCGTAAAGGCCATGAAAAACGCCAAACGCCCGCTGTTTTACACGGGTGGTGGTATTATCAATTCCGGCCCGCAGGCCAGTGAGGCCCTGCGCAAGCTGGTGAAGATGACGGGCTTTCCCATCACCTCTACGCTAATGGGCCTTGGAGCTTATCCGGGCACCGATTCCCAGTTTTTGGGGATGCTGGGGATGCACGGCACTTACGAAGCCAATCTGGCCACGCATGATTGCGATGTGCTGATTGCGTTAGGCAGCCGGTTTGATGACCGTGTGACCGGGCGTGTGGATGCGTTTTCTCCTACATCCTTCAAAATTCATGCGGATATTGATCCGGTCCAGATCAACAAGATCATCCACGTAGATGAAGCCATTATTGGTGATGTGGGTGAAACCATCGCCATGATGATTGAGGAATGGGAAAAAGAACCCGCCTACACACATCAGGCAGACCTTGCTGAATGGTGGAGCCGGATTGATGCGTGGCGTGCGCTGGATTGCCTGCGCTTTACGCAGGATCAGGCACCAGATGCGGTTATTAAGCCCCAGCAGGCTATTCGCCGTATTTATGAACTGGCGCGTGAAACCGGGCGGGATACCTATGTTTCAACCGAAGTTGGGCAGCATCAGATGTGGGCTGCGCAGTTCTTTCAGTTTGATCATCCCAACCGTTGGCTAACATCTGGTGGCCTTGGCACCATGGGTTATGGCTTGCCAGCAGCCGTTGGCGCGCAGATTGCACATTCAGATGCATTGGTAATGGATATTGCCGGTGAGGCTTCTACCCTGATGAATATTCAGGAACTGGGCACCATTGCGCAGTACCGTCTGCCGGTAAAAATTTTCATCATTAACAACCACTATATGGGCATGGTGCGTCAGTGGCAGGAACTGCTGCATGGTTCTCGCTATTCTGAAAGCTACAGCGATGCGCTGCCAGACTTTGTAAAGCTGGCAGAAAGCTTCCATGGCACGGGCCTGCGCGTCACACAGTTAAGCCAGTTGGATGATACCATCCGGCAGGCACTGACGCATGATGGGCCGGTGATAGTGGATATCTGCGTGGCGGAAGGTGAAAACTGCTTCCCCATGATTCCCTCTGGCGCAGCCCATAATGAAATGATTTTGGGGCCAGATCAGGAAGAAAGCGGAGCCAAGATCACCAAAGAAGGGCAGATGCTGGTCTGA
- a CDS encoding copper resistance system multicopper oxidase encodes MQHDAEWTIPMRIPPVLKGRNVPRRQFITGGSALAALYAFKPPKQVFASAHTSGVVPQNTSNTFDLTIGWADVNILDKPQRVPTMNGGVPGPILRWREGDDLRLNIHNTLDETTSIHWHGLRCPANMDGVPGLSFAGIEPGARFTYRFPVKQSGTYWYHSHSNMQEAMGLYGAIVIDPKEPDPNSYDRDYVILLSDWSDVAPHTIINKLKFQDDYYNFRQRTAVSFFHDAKKSGVWPTLKDRMQWAGMNMSATDISDVSGIIYTYLMNGCAPAANWTGIFKPGERIRLRFINASAMTFYDIRIPGLQMDIIQADGNNVEPVRVDEFRIGVAETYDCIVQPQGNQAYTIFAQSEDRTGYARGTLAPHFGMSAPVPPMDERPVRTMVDMGMAMHGKHDMGGMNMHDMPMHQTAKTHAPPLNVENQNRAAMPINRLADPGDGLQNNGRRVLTYADLRATHPVTDQRPPSREITLHLTGNMERYIWGFDGKKFSEAEPIPLRLGERVRFTLINDTMMEHPIHLHGLWSELENGNGLYNPVKHTIIVQPGGRLSYLVSADTPGLWAFHCHLLYHMDLGMFRTVVVS; translated from the coding sequence GTGCAGCATGATGCAGAATGGACAATACCCATGCGTATTCCCCCTGTTTTGAAAGGGAGAAATGTGCCTCGTCGGCAGTTTATAACTGGCGGCAGCGCATTGGCAGCCCTGTATGCTTTTAAGCCACCCAAACAAGTTTTTGCTTCTGCCCACACATCTGGAGTTGTACCCCAGAACACCAGCAACACTTTTGATCTGACCATCGGCTGGGCGGACGTCAATATTCTGGACAAACCACAGCGCGTACCCACCATGAATGGTGGCGTACCCGGCCCTATCCTGCGTTGGCGTGAGGGCGATGATTTACGCCTGAACATCCATAACACACTGGATGAAACAACCTCCATCCACTGGCATGGCCTCCGCTGCCCCGCAAATATGGATGGTGTGCCAGGGCTAAGCTTTGCGGGAATTGAACCCGGCGCACGCTTTACCTATCGCTTTCCCGTAAAACAGAGCGGCACATACTGGTATCATAGCCACTCCAACATGCAGGAAGCCATGGGGCTGTATGGGGCCATTGTGATTGACCCCAAGGAGCCAGACCCCAACAGTTATGATCGGGATTATGTGATCCTGCTTTCAGATTGGTCTGATGTGGCGCCCCACACCATTATCAACAAGCTGAAGTTTCAGGATGACTACTATAATTTCCGGCAACGCACGGCTGTTTCGTTCTTTCATGATGCTAAGAAATCTGGGGTTTGGCCGACGCTAAAAGACCGCATGCAGTGGGCTGGCATGAACATGTCCGCTACAGATATTTCAGACGTAAGTGGTATTATCTACACCTACCTGATGAACGGCTGCGCCCCCGCTGCCAACTGGACCGGTATTTTCAAACCCGGTGAACGTATCAGGCTGCGGTTTATCAACGCTTCCGCCATGACCTTTTACGATATCCGCATTCCCGGCTTACAGATGGATATCATTCAGGCCGATGGAAATAATGTTGAGCCCGTGCGGGTAGATGAATTCCGCATTGGCGTGGCTGAAACGTATGATTGCATTGTGCAGCCCCAAGGCAACCAAGCCTACACCATTTTTGCCCAAAGCGAGGACAGAACCGGCTATGCCCGCGGCACGCTCGCCCCTCATTTCGGCATGAGCGCTCCTGTTCCGCCTATGGATGAACGCCCTGTACGCACCATGGTGGATATGGGCATGGCCATGCATGGAAAGCACGATATGGGCGGCATGAACATGCACGACATGCCGATGCACCAAACTGCAAAAACACATGCCCCCCCTTTGAATGTAGAAAACCAGAACCGTGCCGCCATGCCGATCAACCGGCTGGCAGACCCTGGTGATGGCTTACAAAACAACGGCCGACGGGTTCTGACATATGCAGACCTGCGCGCCACTCACCCAGTCACAGATCAACGCCCACCATCGCGCGAGATCACGTTGCACCTTACCGGCAACATGGAGCGTTATATCTGGGGATTTGATGGCAAAAAATTCTCGGAAGCCGAACCTATTCCGCTGCGTTTGGGTGAACGCGTACGCTTTACCCTGATAAATGACACCATGATGGAACACCCCATCCATCTGCATGGTTTATGGAGCGAACTAGAAAACGGGAACGGTCTGTATAACCCCGTAAAACACACCATTATTGTGCAACCGGGTGGGCGGCTCAGCTATCTGGTTTCTGCCGATACACCGGGTTTATGGGCTTTTCACTGCCATCTGCTTTACCATATGGATTTAGGCATGTTCCGCACTGTGGTGGTGTCATGA
- the ilvN gene encoding acetolactate synthase small subunit — MQQEISGSAVISLLVDNESGALARIVELFSGRGYNIQSLTVAPVDENQTTSRVNVVTTGTPSAIRQIRAQIARVVPVSRVVDLTAEGPYVAREMALVKVVSSGEPRTEALRIAQAFRARAVDTTASSFVFELTGSTEKLDSFIELMRPLGLAEVSRTGVASICRGPQTIQSI; from the coding sequence ATGCAGCAGGAAATTTCCGGTTCTGCCGTTATCTCTCTTCTGGTAGACAACGAAAGCGGCGCACTGGCCCGTATTGTTGAACTGTTTTCTGGCCGAGGATACAACATCCAAAGCCTCACAGTTGCCCCGGTTGATGAAAACCAGACCACATCCCGCGTAAATGTGGTGACAACCGGTACCCCCTCCGCCATCCGCCAGATACGTGCCCAGATAGCGCGTGTAGTGCCTGTATCCCGCGTGGTGGACCTTACGGCAGAAGGCCCATATGTGGCGCGGGAAATGGCGTTGGTGAAAGTGGTTTCCTCTGGCGAACCACGCACAGAGGCCTTGCGGATTGCGCAGGCATTTCGTGCACGGGCGGTGGACACCACGGCAAGTTCTTTTGTGTTTGAACTGACTGGCTCTACAGAAAAGCTGGACAGTTTTATCGAGCTGATGCGTCCGCTTGGGCTGGCTGAGGTTTCGCGCACAGGCGTGGCCTCCATTTGCCGCGGGCCGCAGACAATTCAGAGCATCTGA
- a CDS encoding heavy metal translocating P-type ATPase, protein MSQTISFPVEGMSCAACAARLEKVLNRLEGVQASVNFATGKAQIDLGGGASNVTDVLDAITKAGFGAQASSVDLALTGLSCAGCAGRVEKVLNALPSVHANVNLATERAHVTFVPGIVTAQALIAAVEKAGYGASVFQQKTVEEAKHQRQKEWRAALMGFVLAAVLSLPFLMEMVGMVVGAHHAVMLPLWVQLVLATVVQFWCGRSFYAGAWHALRSGAATMDVLVILGTSIAYGFSAVVVLFGLDQPVYFEASALVITLVLLGRLLEARAKARAGAGMESLLRLQPRTAHVERAGQITDEPVEQLQVGNVFLVRPGENIPVDGVVLSGASDVNEAMLTGESVPVTKQAGANVFAGTLNQTGALRAKVTGIGSQTVLAGIVHMVEQAQGSKASVQRLADKVASVFVPVVLALAVLTFAAGWLLTGVWDQSLVNAISVLVIACPCSLGLATPTAIMVGTGLGARAGILFRNADALEQTRKLTTLVVDKTGTLTQGQPAVVDAQGAEHVSVQDALALAYALESQSEHPLARAVVNYARAQDVTAAAISGFQAVPGQGVKAEYQGHPIALGSPAYLATLGCTIDYGLTQSWQQHGRTVVGVAQGQMVLAWFALADQIRPEAQEAVAALQQQGLDVVMLTGDNARVAQAVAQQVGIKTVIAGVLPDGKAAEIRKLKEQGKCVGMVGDGINDAPALASADVGFAIGAGADIALETADVVLMRSNLMALVDALSLSRATVSKIWQNLFFAFIYNILGLPLAALGKLDPVLAGAAMAMSSVSVVSNSLLLNRWKPKS, encoded by the coding sequence ATGAGCCAGACAATCAGTTTCCCGGTAGAAGGGATGTCCTGCGCCGCATGCGCTGCCCGACTGGAAAAAGTGCTGAACAGGCTGGAGGGTGTGCAAGCCTCTGTTAACTTTGCAACAGGCAAGGCACAGATTGATCTGGGGGGCGGTGCAAGCAACGTCACGGATGTATTGGATGCCATTACCAAAGCCGGATTTGGGGCACAAGCATCCAGTGTGGATCTGGCCCTTACAGGGCTTTCTTGTGCGGGTTGTGCCGGACGGGTGGAAAAGGTGCTCAACGCCCTGCCATCCGTGCATGCAAACGTTAATCTGGCTACCGAGCGTGCGCACGTTACCTTTGTTCCCGGCATTGTAACCGCACAGGCGCTGATAGCGGCGGTAGAAAAAGCCGGATATGGCGCAAGTGTTTTCCAACAGAAAACAGTGGAAGAAGCCAAACATCAGCGGCAGAAGGAATGGCGTGCAGCGCTTATGGGTTTTGTGCTGGCTGCTGTTTTAAGTTTGCCATTTCTGATGGAAATGGTGGGCATGGTGGTGGGCGCACACCATGCGGTTATGTTGCCGTTATGGGTTCAGCTTGTTTTGGCCACTGTGGTGCAGTTTTGGTGTGGCCGTTCCTTTTATGCGGGTGCATGGCACGCATTGCGTAGCGGTGCAGCCACTATGGATGTGTTGGTGATTTTGGGCACCAGCATTGCCTATGGCTTCAGTGCGGTTGTGGTATTGTTTGGGCTAGATCAGCCTGTATATTTTGAGGCCAGCGCACTGGTTATTACGCTGGTATTATTGGGGCGTTTACTGGAGGCACGCGCCAAGGCACGCGCAGGTGCCGGTATGGAAAGTCTGCTGCGGCTCCAACCCAGAACAGCACATGTTGAACGAGCCGGGCAGATAACGGATGAACCCGTAGAGCAATTGCAAGTAGGCAATGTGTTTCTGGTGCGCCCCGGTGAGAATATTCCGGTAGATGGCGTGGTGCTTTCTGGCGCATCGGATGTGAACGAGGCCATGCTGACGGGTGAGAGCGTGCCTGTTACCAAGCAGGCCGGAGCCAACGTATTTGCTGGCACATTAAACCAGACAGGTGCCCTGCGTGCCAAAGTGACCGGCATTGGCAGCCAGACAGTTCTGGCAGGTATTGTGCATATGGTAGAACAAGCACAAGGTAGCAAAGCCAGTGTGCAACGGCTTGCAGATAAAGTGGCGTCTGTTTTTGTACCGGTGGTGCTGGCATTGGCTGTGCTGACATTTGCCGCAGGCTGGTTGCTAACAGGTGTGTGGGACCAAAGCCTTGTTAACGCTATTTCCGTATTGGTCATTGCCTGCCCGTGCTCTCTGGGGCTAGCCACACCCACCGCTATTATGGTGGGCACAGGGCTGGGTGCACGGGCGGGCATCTTGTTCCGTAATGCAGATGCGCTGGAACAAACACGTAAGCTCACAACGCTTGTGGTGGATAAAACAGGTACCTTGACACAAGGGCAGCCCGCAGTTGTGGATGCTCAGGGAGCAGAGCATGTTTCTGTGCAAGATGCGCTGGCATTGGCGTATGCGCTGGAAAGCCAATCCGAGCATCCGTTAGCGCGGGCTGTTGTGAACTATGCACGTGCGCAGGATGTAACTGCGGCAGCAATATCTGGCTTTCAGGCCGTGCCCGGGCAGGGTGTTAAGGCGGAATATCAGGGCCATCCTATTGCGTTGGGCTCTCCCGCATATTTGGCCACCCTTGGTTGTACGATAGATTATGGCCTCACCCAAAGCTGGCAGCAGCACGGGCGTACCGTTGTGGGCGTGGCGCAGGGGCAAATGGTTCTGGCGTGGTTTGCGCTGGCAGATCAGATCCGCCCAGAAGCGCAAGAAGCAGTAGCCGCCTTGCAGCAGCAGGGCTTGGATGTGGTGATGCTTACAGGGGATAATGCCCGTGTTGCGCAGGCCGTAGCCCAGCAAGTGGGTATAAAAACAGTTATTGCTGGTGTGCTGCCAGATGGCAAAGCGGCTGAAATTCGTAAACTGAAAGAGCAGGGCAAATGCGTTGGCATGGTGGGTGATGGCATTAATGATGCCCCAGCTCTTGCCTCTGCTGATGTTGGGTTTGCCATAGGTGCTGGGGCAGATATTGCCTTGGAAACGGCGGATGTTGTGCTGATGCGCAGCAACCTGATGGCCTTGGTGGATGCGCTTTCCCTTTCACGCGCGACTGTTTCCAAAATATGGCAGAACCTGTTTTTTGCTTTTATTTACAATATTCTTGGTTTGCCTTTAGCAGCCCTTGGTAAACTGGACCCAGTTCTGGCCGGAGCCGCCATGGCAATGAGTTCTGTGTCTGTTGTTAGCAATTCCCTATTGCTGAACCGGTGGAAACCCAAATCCTGA
- a CDS encoding copper resistance protein B: MKTYLNRQYISHFLLWGISAVFMASAVITQAKAASMNHADMEGMDDMDMRDMDMPAQKPKPQQSSTPAQHFGHSIAPNKSTKTGASAYPPITPSAQWPATPPPVPKVHYVQHIHPVMDHNTYFHALLEQFEGRYTPGNSLFRYSGQAWFGTDYNKFWVKSEGILDGHRRFSDGDHEFFYDRAISTYFDVQAGIRLDVDSGPTRAWGAVGVQGLALYFFDVSATAYFNNTGVAGKLEGSYDFLITNRLILQPQAELNFYSHADPERGVSRGFSDIDAGLRLRYEFKRQIAPYIAVTYAGHYGSTASVARNNTRMAENGPEDLRFTFGIRSWF, encoded by the coding sequence ATGAAAACATATTTAAACCGCCAATATATTTCCCATTTTTTGCTTTGGGGCATATCGGCTGTGTTTATGGCATCTGCGGTTATTACCCAGGCCAAAGCTGCTTCCATGAACCATGCAGATATGGAAGGCATGGATGATATGGATATGCGCGACATGGACATGCCTGCCCAAAAACCTAAGCCCCAGCAAAGCTCAACACCGGCACAGCATTTTGGGCACAGCATCGCGCCCAACAAAAGCACCAAGACGGGCGCTTCTGCCTACCCACCCATAACGCCCAGTGCCCAGTGGCCTGCAACGCCGCCACCTGTGCCTAAAGTGCATTATGTGCAGCACATCCATCCGGTTATGGACCACAACACATATTTCCATGCCTTATTGGAACAGTTTGAAGGCCGATACACGCCGGGCAACAGCTTGTTCCGGTATTCTGGCCAAGCGTGGTTTGGCACAGATTACAACAAGTTCTGGGTAAAGTCTGAAGGCATACTAGATGGCCACCGTCGTTTTTCAGATGGTGATCATGAGTTCTTTTATGACCGAGCCATTTCCACCTATTTTGATGTGCAGGCTGGCATTCGGCTAGATGTGGATAGCGGCCCTACCCGCGCATGGGGTGCCGTAGGTGTACAAGGGCTGGCACTTTACTTTTTTGATGTGTCTGCCACGGCGTATTTCAACAACACAGGTGTAGCTGGCAAACTGGAAGGCTCTTACGACTTCCTGATCACCAATCGCCTGATTTTACAACCACAGGCCGAACTGAACTTCTATTCTCATGCAGACCCGGAACGCGGTGTCAGCCGGGGTTTTTCTGACATAGATGCAGGTTTGCGCCTACGCTATGAGTTCAAACGCCAGATTGCCCCTTATATTGCTGTTACTTATGCCGGGCATTATGGCAGCACTGCCAGCGTAGCCAGAAACAACACCCGCATGGCAGAAAATGGGCCAGAGGATTTACGTTTTACCTTTGGCATTCGCTCATGGTTTTAA